One Cryptomeria japonica chromosome 9, Sugi_1.0, whole genome shotgun sequence genomic window carries:
- the LOC131039745 gene encoding uncharacterized protein LOC131039745 yields MQTGTGAKMGLRIIQCALPRQTVRVIQPDGQIRQFLLPITVSELLILHPHHYVSQAKAKAATGKRKSAILPLDTHLESGGIYILLPLPRLFPCSSSSSSSSFPFSSSSSCTCFQELAFLHSGFVLKRPWSIVSPSGQGPLKISEGGTVVGVKPRRLWEPALDVIMENRLLLQTKEEELSALKKKNRDKAKNGLQKGGDKKGWIFHAKGIKS; encoded by the coding sequence ATGCAAACAGGAACAGGAGCCAAAATGGGTCTGAGAATTATCCAGTGCGCCCTTCCCCGCCAAACCGTAAGAGTGATCCAACCAGACGGCCAAATCAGGCAATTTCTCTTACCCATTACAGTTTCAGAGCTCCTTATCTTACATCCTCATCACTATGTTAGCCAAGCTAAAGCTAAGGCGGCCACtggtaagagaaaatcagccattCTGCCCCTTGACACCCATCTAGAGAGTGGGGGAATCTACATTTTGCTTCCTCTGCCACGCCTCTTCCCCTGTTCTTCttcatcctcctcttcttctttccccttttcttcttcctcttcttgtacTTGTTTTCAGGAGCTTGCTTTTCTACATTCTGGATTTGTGCTGAAGCGCCCCTGGAGCATTGTGAGCCCCTCTGGACAAGGGCCCCTGAAGATATCAGAGGGCGGGACTGTTGTGGGTGTGAAGCCCAGGAGGCTTTGGGAGCCTGCGCTGGATGTGATAATGGAGAACCGCCTGCTGTTGCAGACCAAGGAGGAGGAACTCTCTGCACTCAAGAAGAAGAACAGAGACAAGGCTAAAAATGGTCTTCAAAAGGGTGGGGACAAGAAGGGCTGGATCTTTCATGCAAAAGGGATTAAGTCCTGA